In the genome of Palaemon carinicauda isolate YSFRI2023 chromosome 20, ASM3689809v2, whole genome shotgun sequence, one region contains:
- the LOC137659529 gene encoding uncharacterized protein: MLQRMLLLAAFTAFTSALPPLEPSPLCSVAIDELQRAWENIFPRFSAFKHNLDDQSFPFDFAEMVSHGFHNVECFHNLDNQTVQLTLVGTNGIPADPSNDGALVKGIESSKSASILQGYDYVIDLNTHYDLYTPNSYSFCITDMLLNIIPDIGGNYYIYGELRRELKKQTQVLEKGAKSYFPVFAKEFTILLNEGLCKPHNASPAPTTDTTSSTSSTEEPQEGLLGSGCCGISHSSLLFDCCRNQSLRNFAYQPEVPMDRDCCQNFSRRPFVVV; encoded by the exons ATGCTTCAGAGAATGCTGCTCTTAGCGGCCTTTACTGCCTTTACTTCGGCGCTTCCTCCGCTTGAAC CGTCGCCACTGTGTTCGGTAGCTATAGACGAACTGCAAAGGGCGTGGGAAAACATATTTCCTCGATTCTCCGCTTTCAAACATAATCTCGACGACCAAAG CTTTCCCTTCGACTTTGCCGAGATGGTATCTCATGGCTTTCACAATGTTGAGTGCTTCCATAACCTTGACAACCAGACG GTACAGCTGACTCTCGTAGGAACGAATGGTATCCCCGCCGACCCTTCCAATGACGGCGCACTTGTAAAAGGAATTGAATCTTCAAAATCAGCATCTAT aTTGCAGGGATATGACTATGTCATTGACTTGAATACCCACTACGATCTCTACACGCCGAATTCCTACTCTTTCTGCATCACCGATATGCTTCTCAATATTATCCCAGATATTGGG GGCAATTATTATATCTATGGTGAACTGCGTCGGGAGCTGAAAAAGCAAACACAAGTGTTGGAGAAAGGTGCGAAAAGTTACTTTCCTGTGTTTGCCAAAGAGTTTACCATTCTACTCAACGAGGGACTTTGTAAACCACATAACGCTTCTCCGGCTCCAACGACCGACACAACGTCGTCAACATCTTCAACGGAGGAGCCACAGGAAGGGCTGCTGGGATCTGGGTGCTGCGGGATCTCACATTCCAGCTTGTTGTTTGACTGCTGCCGGAATCAGAGCCTGAGAAACTTCGCCTATCAACCTGAAGTCCCAATGGATAGGGACTGTTGCCAGAACTTCTCCAGACGTCCATTTGTAGTTGTGTAA